One Planktothrix serta PCC 8927 DNA segment encodes these proteins:
- a CDS encoding RNA-guided endonuclease InsQ/TnpB family protein, whose amino-acid sequence MKLRYRYRIYPTDQQKGLISRLFGCCRVVFNDALAYCQEQYRAGNKKPSSNELSKRLTELKKTEEKEWLTEVSSVPLQQSLRDLEQAYSNFFKSCKGQRKGKKVKPPKFKKRKSKQSAKFTDNGFKLYPNSDYIYIAKIGDIKVVWSRDLPATPSGLTLIKDSADRYFVSFVVEFNPQQLAKNGRSVGIDLGITDFATLSNGEKIKSPKPLKKQLKRLRRLQQNLSRKQKGSRRREVARKKLAKLHAKISDTRNDFLHKLSTKIISENQTIVLEDLNVSGMVKNRKLSRAISDLGWQYFRTMLEAKSVMYGRDFRVIDRWTPTSQTCSCCGFKGGKKELNVREWICLNCGISHDRDINAAVNILVAGGLSETLNGRGEKVRLSAKRASSRRSVNPSSISTIVNL is encoded by the coding sequence ATGAAGTTAAGGTATCGGTATAGAATCTACCCAACAGACCAACAAAAGGGGCTAATATCCCGATTGTTTGGTTGTTGTCGGGTGGTTTTTAACGATGCCTTAGCCTATTGTCAAGAGCAATATCGTGCTGGCAATAAAAAACCTTCCAGCAATGAACTTTCTAAAAGACTTACAGAACTCAAGAAAACCGAGGAAAAAGAATGGTTAACAGAAGTTTCCTCGGTTCCATTGCAGCAGTCTTTGAGAGATTTAGAGCAGGCTTATTCAAACTTTTTTAAATCCTGTAAAGGGCAAAGAAAAGGTAAGAAAGTTAAGCCACCTAAATTTAAGAAGCGTAAGTCTAAACAGTCTGCTAAGTTTACAGATAACGGGTTCAAACTCTATCCCAATTCAGATTACATTTACATCGCTAAAATTGGTGATATTAAAGTAGTCTGGAGTAGAGATTTACCCGCAACACCTTCGGGTCTTACCTTGATTAAAGATAGTGCTGATCGATACTTTGTTAGCTTTGTAGTTGAGTTTAATCCTCAACAATTAGCAAAGAATGGAAGAAGTGTTGGAATTGACTTAGGAATCACTGATTTTGCTACATTAAGTAACGGTGAAAAAATTAAATCACCTAAACCTTTAAAGAAACAATTAAAGCGTTTGAGGAGATTACAGCAAAATTTGTCAAGAAAACAGAAGGGTAGCAGAAGAAGGGAAGTTGCTAGAAAGAAACTAGCCAAACTTCACGCTAAAATTTCTGATACCCGAAACGATTTTTTGCATAAGTTGTCAACTAAGATTATTAGTGAAAATCAAACAATAGTCTTGGAAGACTTAAATGTTTCAGGGATGGTTAAGAACCGAAAGTTGTCTCGCGCTATTTCTGATTTAGGTTGGCAGTATTTCAGAACTATGCTAGAGGCTAAGTCAGTCATGTATGGACGTGATTTTCGAGTAATTGATAGATGGACTCCTACTTCTCAAACTTGCTCTTGTTGTGGTTTTAAAGGTGGCAAAAAAGAGTTAAATGTTAGAGAGTGGATTTGTCTTAATTGCGGCATTTCTCATGATCGAGATATTAACGCCGCAGTAAATATTTTAGTCGCCGGAGGGCTTTCGGAGACTCTAAACGGACGTGGAGAGAAGGTAAGACTTTCTGCAAAGAGAGCATCGTCTCGGCGAAGCGTCAACCCGTCCAGCATTTCAACAATTGTCAATCTTTGA
- a CDS encoding DUF29 domain-containing protein — protein MNSETVSQYEQDFYGWTQWQVKVLAQKQISELDWQNLQEEIQALGRQEYRELVSRLSVLLGHLLKWEYQPENRSRSWFLTIREQRRALKRHFHRNPSLKSRILDALEDGFEAGVDLALRDTNLPLRTFPAKCPYKFEEVIADSFICDTSQDWE, from the coding sequence ATGAATTCTGAAACAGTTTCACAATATGAACAAGATTTTTATGGCTGGACACAGTGGCAAGTAAAAGTATTAGCACAAAAACAAATATCAGAATTGGACTGGCAAAATCTACAGGAGGAAATACAAGCTTTGGGGAGACAGGAGTATCGAGAATTGGTCAGCCGTCTTAGTGTCTTGTTAGGTCATCTCCTCAAATGGGAATATCAGCCAGAAAACCGTTCTCGCAGTTGGTTTCTGACCATTAGGGAACAAAGGCGCGCACTTAAGCGTCATTTTCACCGCAATCCTAGCTTAAAGTCTCGCATCCTTGATGCTTTAGAAGATGGCTTTGAGGCAGGAGTTGATCTGGCACTCCGAGATACAAACTTGCCATTGAGAACGTTTCCAGCCAAATGTCCATACAAGTTTGAGGAAGTGATCGCAGATAGTTTTATTTGCGATACTAGCCAAGATTGGGAATAA